In one window of Mercurialis annua linkage group LG4, ddMerAnnu1.2, whole genome shotgun sequence DNA:
- the LOC126676287 gene encoding uncharacterized protein LOC126676287, with the protein MAIMSLVSVPSTTPTSPHQTLLSQPRPAHYYSYTNINSPLVKFRYPSSNTFICSSSSSSSSPSVVEEEKEENGGPFTSSVKDDDDLPNPQRSVSVNADDIPLGGCKACGRPEVERGCNGEGRIQGGIATVPGFGWWPIKAYRPCPGYVASGGRYRRQGQSLDDIVSGSGKSAPATSPVSSTKVESKPSKKRRDPRKFKK; encoded by the exons ATGGCAATAATGTCCTTAGTCTCAGTTCCAAGTACAACACCGACGTCACCCCATCAAACCCTTCTCTCTCAACCACGTCCTGCTCATTATTACAGCTACACTAACATCAACTCACCTCTTGTAAAATTCAGATACCCTTCTTCTAATACCTTTATCtgttcctcttcttcttcctcatctTCACCGTCTGttgtagaagaagaaaaagaagaaaatggcGGTCCTTTTACTTCTTCAGTCAAGGATGACGACGATCTTCCGAATCCCCAACGCTCCGTCTCTGTAAATGCTGACGACATTCCTCTCGG GGGCTGTAAGGCGTGTGGGCGACCGGAGGTTGAGAGAGGCTGCAATGGAGAGGGAAGGATTCAAGGTGGGATTGCAACAGTTCCAGGGTTTGGTTGGTGGCCAATAAAGGCTTACAGGCCCTGCCCTGGATATGTGGCATCTGGTGGTAGGTATAGACGACAAGGGCAAAGCCTGGATGATATTGTTTCCGGATCAGGGAAGTCAGCGCCAGCAACTTCTCCAGTGAGTAGCACCAAGGTCGAGTCCAAGCCCAG CAAGAAAAGGCGAGATCCCAGGAAATTTAAGAAGTAG
- the LOC126677978 gene encoding RNA polymerase II transcriptional coactivator KELP, translated as MEPKLKIEIEQTVREIIEQSDMETTTEGQIRKIASRKLDLDLNQSEYKAFVRHVVNNFLEEQQSKEEARNKEPEYDDDGDLIICKLSDKRKVTIQNFKGTTLVSIREFYNKDGRDLPTSKGISLKEEQWAVLKKNMSAIQEAIREMKERL; from the exons atggagcCAAAGCTGAAAATAGAAATAGAACAAACTGTTAGGGAAATCATAGAACAATCAGATATGGAAACCACGACAGAAGGTCAGATTCGTAAAATAGCGTCGCGAAAACTCGACCTTGACCTCAATCAATCGGAATACAAAGCCTTTGTTCGTCACGTCGTTAATAACTTTCTCGAAGAACAACAGTCTAAAGAGGAAGCACGTAACAAGGAGCCTGAGTATGACGACGATGGTGATCTCATCATTTGCAAG CTATCGGATAAGAGAAAAGTGACTATTCAGAATTTTAAAGGAACTACTTTAGTGTCTATTAGAGAGTTCTACAATAAAGATGGCAGAGATCTTCCTACTTCTAaag GGATTAGCTTGAAAGAGGAGCAGTGGGCTGTCTTAAAGAAGAACATGTCCGCAATTCAGGAAGCAATTAGAGAGATGAAAGAAAGGCTGTGA
- the LOC126677976 gene encoding probable protein phosphatase 2C 55 isoform X2, with protein MRSFYISKDRESKPQGDDAHFINLEKQTIGLADGVGGWSRKGVDAGIYARELILNAEIAVREEPDDEVDPSRVLQKAWSATKSQGSATACILSLQNNSLKVVNMGDSGFMLIRKGEDIYKSPIQQHRFNYPYQLQNNNDPANSPKKAQVFDIAMKPGDVVIAGTDGLFDNLSEGRIEAAARSGIEKGLAPEDIAWTVAEYAYKTSMDRNARTPFSRASTKAGRNNPGGKQDDITVIVSYVIGS; from the exons ATGA GGTCTTTCTATATCTCAAAAGATAGAGAGTCAAAACCTCAAGGGGATGATGCACATTTTATCAATCTTGAGAAGCAAACAATTGGTTTAGCAGATGGTGTCGGTGGTTGGTCTCGTAAAGGCGTCGACGCCGGAATTTATGCAAGAGAACTTATACTTAATGCTGAAATTGCTGTCCGAGAGGAACCGGACGATGAAGTTGATCCTAGCAGAGTCTTGCAAAAAGCATGGTCAGCAACTAAATCTCAAGGCTCCGCTACTGCTTGCATTTTATCACTCCAAAACAAT AGCTTGAAGGTGGTTAATATGGGAGATAGTGGATTTATGCTGATAAGAAAGGGTGAAGATATATACAAGTCACCAATTCAACAACATCGTTTCAACTACCCATATCAGCTGCAAAATAACAATGATCCTGCTAACAGTCCAAAAAAAGCACAG GTGTTCGACATCGCAATGAAACCCGGAGATGTTGTCATTGCCGGTACTGATGGGCTCTTTGATAACTTATCTGAAGGTCGCATTGAAGCAGCAGCAAGAAGTGGGATAGAGAAAGGTTTAGCTCCAGAAGATATTGCTTGGACAGTAGCTGAGTATGCCTATAAAACCTCAATGGATAGAAATGCTCGTACTCCGTTTTCACGAGCTTCTACCAAGGCTGGACGTAATAATCCTGGAGGAAAACAAGATGACATAACTGTCATTGTTTCTTATGTTATTGGTTCGTAG
- the LOC126677976 gene encoding probable protein phosphatase 2C 55 isoform X1, producing MSSADSAILICDEDIDYDYIDDDTNYNREKLMLVSGSFYISKDRESKPQGDDAHFINLEKQTIGLADGVGGWSRKGVDAGIYARELILNAEIAVREEPDDEVDPSRVLQKAWSATKSQGSATACILSLQNNSLKVVNMGDSGFMLIRKGEDIYKSPIQQHRFNYPYQLQNNNDPANSPKKAQVFDIAMKPGDVVIAGTDGLFDNLSEGRIEAAARSGIEKGLAPEDIAWTVAEYAYKTSMDRNARTPFSRASTKAGRNNPGGKQDDITVIVSYVIGS from the exons ATGTCCTCCGCCGACAGCGCCATTTTAATTTGTGATGAAGACATAGACTATGATTACATAGATGA tGACACTAATTATAACAGAGAGAAATTGATGCTGGTATCAGGGTCTTTCTATATCTCAAAAGATAGAGAGTCAAAACCTCAAGGGGATGATGCACATTTTATCAATCTTGAGAAGCAAACAATTGGTTTAGCAGATGGTGTCGGTGGTTGGTCTCGTAAAGGCGTCGACGCCGGAATTTATGCAAGAGAACTTATACTTAATGCTGAAATTGCTGTCCGAGAGGAACCGGACGATGAAGTTGATCCTAGCAGAGTCTTGCAAAAAGCATGGTCAGCAACTAAATCTCAAGGCTCCGCTACTGCTTGCATTTTATCACTCCAAAACAAT AGCTTGAAGGTGGTTAATATGGGAGATAGTGGATTTATGCTGATAAGAAAGGGTGAAGATATATACAAGTCACCAATTCAACAACATCGTTTCAACTACCCATATCAGCTGCAAAATAACAATGATCCTGCTAACAGTCCAAAAAAAGCACAG GTGTTCGACATCGCAATGAAACCCGGAGATGTTGTCATTGCCGGTACTGATGGGCTCTTTGATAACTTATCTGAAGGTCGCATTGAAGCAGCAGCAAGAAGTGGGATAGAGAAAGGTTTAGCTCCAGAAGATATTGCTTGGACAGTAGCTGAGTATGCCTATAAAACCTCAATGGATAGAAATGCTCGTACTCCGTTTTCACGAGCTTCTACCAAGGCTGGACGTAATAATCCTGGAGGAAAACAAGATGACATAACTGTCATTGTTTCTTATGTTATTGGTTCGTAG
- the LOC126679170 gene encoding uncharacterized protein LOC126679170, with the protein MGNCSLKGVALAAEFPDRSDTGEALVGPAMEVLRSKQSDGVWKVKLVISSKQLEEILSEQGNTEALIEKMRMAAASSATIAPRKSKSSWGVPWKHSILSNVFKVSPIDHQNPDS; encoded by the coding sequence ATGGGGAATTGCTCTCTAAAAGGGGTTGCTCTTGCTGCTGAATTTCCTGACAGAAGCGACACTGGAGAAGCACTGGTTGGTCCAGCCATGGAGGTTCTGCGGTCAAAACAAAGTGATGGAGTTTGGAAAGTGAAGTTGGTAATAAGTTCCAAGCAGTTGGAGGAAATTTTGTCTGAACAAGGGAACACTGAGGCGTTGATCGAGAAGATGAGAATGGCTGCTGCAAGTTCAGCTACTATAGCACCTAGGAAAAGCAAAAGTTCTTGGGGAGTGCCATGGAAGCATAGCATATTATCAAATGTATTCAAGGTGTCTCCTATTGATCATCAAAACCCGGATTCATGA
- the LOC126679433 gene encoding uncharacterized protein At3g28850 yields the protein MGCTSSKAVDATAIQVYRPPPSSFAVFDINSIQEPWLAFDISAQENQEKPNHVPAPLLEKLNKLESDTPHSWDEVSKVLEDLKPTLHNKNNLLALPAPPLKADAIKPPAKDSSAEKKQTLKKNASFHTLEELDTKLSSKEPEPKNHFRKTTESSSPVVVEPQTNSGKVIKPLKDNIFILRDKQEKEKEGKLANYDKIRRFDPLSDYPEKIPPNGGADSVVIYTTTLGGVRKTFDDCNRVRSLLEGHTVLFDERDVALHGGFLNELRELLGEEVSLPRVFVKGRYIGGVDHVVELNELGKLGRILNWARVERGIGRQACEGCGGARFVPCLDCGGSCKVVVDGVKERCGKCNENGLALCPLCL from the coding sequence ATGGGATGCACCTCCTCAAAGGCAGTTGACGCCACCGCAATACAAGTGTACCGACCACCGCCCTCAAGCTTTGCTGTTTTTGATATCAACTCAATTCAAGAACCATGGCTCGCTTTCGATATTTCTGCTCAAGAAAACCAAgaaaaacctaaccatgttcCTGCTCCACTTCTTGAAAAGCTCAACAAGTTGGAATCCGACACTCCTCATTCTTGGGACGAGGTTAGCAAAGTCCTGGAAGATCTTAAACCAACACTCCACAACAAAAATAACCTTCTTGCCCTACCAGCACCGCCACTAAAGGCGGACGCCATAAAACCGCCGGCGAAAGATAGCTccgctgaaaagaaacaaaccCTAAAGAAGAACGCGTCTTTTCATACACTTGAAGAACTCGACACCAAACTATCTTCAAAAGAACCAGAACCCAAGAACCACTTCAGAAAAACAACTGAGTCATCATCACCAGTTGTTGTCGAGCCACAAACCAACTCAGGAAAAGTCATCAAGCCGTTGAAAGACAACATATTCATATTAAGAGACaagcaagaaaaagaaaaagaaggcAAATTAGCGAACTACGACAAAATCAGAAGATTCGACCCGTTAAGTGACTACCCAGAGAAGATTCCACCGAATGGAGGAGCTGACTCAGTGGTAATCTACACGACAACGTTGGGTGGCGTACGCAAAACGTTCGACGATTGCAACCGTGTAAGGTCATTGTTGGAGGGACACACAGTGCTGTTTGACGAAAGGGATGTGGCGTTGCATGGTGGTTTCCTGAACGAGTTGCGAGAGTTGCTGGGTGAAGAAGTGAGTTTGCCTAGGGTTTTTGTGAAAGGAAGATACATAGGTGGAGTTGATCATGTGGTTGAGTTGAACGAGTTGGGTAAACTCGGTCGGATATTGAATTGGGCACGTGTGGAAAGAGGGATAGGAAGACAAGCGTGTGAAGGGTGTGGTGGAGCGAGGTTTGTGCCATGTTTGGATTGTGGTGGGAGTTGTAAGGTTGTAGTGGATGGAGTTAAGGAGAGGTGTGGTAAGTGTAATGAAAATGGATTGGCCCTTTGTCCTCTTTGCctttga